In one window of Micromonospora cathayae DNA:
- a CDS encoding GNAT family N-acetyltransferase — MSLVIAPLDPSDPAAIDAALQVTEPARMVDVPDFAPRTHVQFAALLRHPMPGREQRSALATLDGVPVGYLELRMSHLENPDNAGVELVVHPAYRRRGFGRALLEYAIRTLRELGRKRLIGPTVGPLPGGVYRPDHGRGFAATVGAKPALPEVRRRLEIANLDHAALDALVADACNRAAGYRTVCWQETTPEEYLDDVAYLDSRLILDAPLGDLTMEPDRVDAERIRGTERVLAARGRRAYHHGVLHEATGRVVAWTMLDLHPTELPWQSFQQITIVDPEHRGHRLGLLCKIENLRYALAHEPQLRVIDTWNAASNSYMIAVNEQMGFRAVDAWMEWQLDF; from the coding sequence ATGAGCCTCGTGATCGCGCCCCTCGACCCGTCCGATCCGGCCGCGATCGACGCGGCCCTCCAGGTGACCGAACCCGCCCGCATGGTCGACGTACCCGACTTCGCGCCGCGTACCCACGTACAGTTCGCGGCCCTGCTCCGACACCCGATGCCGGGCCGGGAACAGCGGTCCGCCCTGGCGACGCTCGACGGTGTACCCGTCGGATACCTGGAACTACGGATGTCCCACCTGGAGAATCCGGACAACGCCGGTGTCGAACTGGTGGTGCACCCGGCGTACCGGCGCCGGGGTTTCGGCCGGGCGCTGCTCGAGTACGCCATCCGGACGCTGCGTGAGCTGGGCCGTAAACGGTTGATCGGGCCGACCGTCGGCCCGCTGCCCGGGGGCGTGTACCGGCCGGACCACGGCCGTGGGTTCGCGGCCACGGTCGGTGCCAAACCGGCCCTGCCCGAGGTCCGCCGCCGGTTGGAGATCGCCAACCTCGACCACGCCGCCCTGGACGCCCTGGTGGCCGACGCCTGCAACCGGGCGGCCGGTTACCGCACGGTCTGCTGGCAGGAGACCACGCCGGAGGAGTACCTCGACGACGTCGCCTACCTCGACAGCCGGCTCATCCTGGACGCGCCTCTCGGTGACCTCACCATGGAGCCGGACCGGGTCGACGCCGAGCGCATCCGGGGCACCGAACGGGTCCTGGCGGCCCGGGGGCGACGCGCCTACCACCACGGCGTCCTGCACGAGGCGACCGGCCGGGTGGTCGCCTGGACGATGCTCGACCTGCACCCCACCGAACTCCCGTGGCAGTCCTTCCAGCAGATCACCATCGTCGACCCCGAGCACCGGGGCCACCGGCTCGGCCTGCTCTGCAAGATCGAGAACCTGCGGTACGCGCTGGCCCACGAGCCCCAGCTCCGGGTGATCGACACCTGGAACGCGGCCAGCAACTCCTACATGATCGCGGTCAACGAGCAGATGGGCTTCCGGGCCGTCGACGCCTGGATGGAGTGGCAGCTCGACTTCTGA
- the thrC gene encoding threonine synthase, producing the protein MTSTTVAPGIDTTTSPARALVCRACSARYPLAAQHACYECFGPLEVDYDTAALARVTREQIEAGPQNLWRYAALLPAGQDPATRVTLDPGLTPLVAAGNLAAELGITAPLWVKDDSANPTHSFKDRVVSVALTAARALGFTRFACASTGNLANSVAAHAARAGVPSVVFIPSDLEQGKVVTTAVYGGELVAIDGSYDDVNRLCGELVETDEFEDTAFVNVNVRPYYAEGSKTLGYEVAEQLGWRIPAQVVIPMASGELLTKVDKAFSELVEIGLVEAPAGGWKVFGAQSAGCNPIATALHADSDTITPVKPTGIAKSLNIGDPAAGLYALEAVRRTGGWMEYADDDEIRDGIRLLARTTGVFAETAGGVTVAVLRKLVASGRLDPAAETVVFNTGEGLKTIDAVAGQVGPTHRIRPSLRAARDAGLLG; encoded by the coding sequence ATGACGTCGACGACCGTCGCCCCCGGCATCGACACCACCACCAGCCCCGCCCGCGCCCTGGTCTGTCGCGCCTGTTCCGCCCGGTACCCGCTGGCCGCCCAACACGCCTGCTACGAGTGTTTCGGCCCGCTGGAGGTCGACTACGACACCGCCGCGCTGGCCCGGGTCACCCGCGAGCAGATCGAGGCCGGCCCGCAGAACCTCTGGCGGTACGCCGCCCTGCTGCCCGCCGGCCAGGACCCGGCCACCCGGGTCACCCTCGACCCGGGACTGACCCCGCTGGTCGCCGCCGGCAACCTCGCCGCCGAGCTGGGCATCACCGCCCCGCTCTGGGTCAAGGACGACAGCGCCAACCCGACCCACTCGTTCAAGGACCGGGTCGTGTCGGTGGCGCTGACCGCCGCCCGTGCGCTCGGCTTCACCCGCTTCGCCTGCGCCTCGACCGGCAACCTCGCCAACTCGGTGGCCGCGCACGCCGCCCGCGCCGGGGTGCCCTCGGTGGTCTTCATCCCCAGCGACCTGGAGCAGGGCAAGGTGGTCACCACCGCCGTGTACGGCGGCGAGCTGGTCGCCATCGACGGCTCGTACGACGACGTGAACCGGCTCTGCGGTGAGCTGGTCGAGACCGACGAGTTCGAGGACACCGCCTTCGTCAACGTCAACGTCCGCCCCTACTACGCCGAGGGCTCCAAGACCCTCGGGTACGAGGTCGCCGAGCAGCTCGGTTGGCGGATCCCGGCCCAGGTGGTCATCCCGATGGCCAGCGGTGAACTGCTCACCAAGGTCGACAAGGCGTTCAGCGAGCTGGTGGAGATCGGCCTGGTCGAGGCCCCGGCCGGCGGCTGGAAGGTGTTCGGCGCGCAGTCGGCCGGCTGTAACCCGATCGCCACCGCCCTGCACGCCGACTCCGACACCATCACCCCGGTCAAGCCGACCGGCATCGCCAAGTCGCTGAACATCGGCGACCCGGCGGCCGGGCTCTATGCCCTGGAGGCGGTACGCCGTACCGGTGGCTGGATGGAGTACGCCGACGACGACGAGATCCGTGACGGTATCCGGCTGCTGGCCCGCACCACCGGGGTGTTCGCCGAGACGGCGGGTGGGGTGACCGTGGCGGTCCTGCGCAAGCTGGTCGCCTCCGGTCGGCTCGACCCGGCCGCCGAGACGGTGGTCTTCAACACCGGCGAGGGGCTCAAGACCATCGACGCGGTCGCCGGCCAGGTCGGGCCGACCCACCGGATCCGGCCGTCGCTGCGGGCCGCCCGGGACGCCGGTCTGCTCGGCTGA
- a CDS encoding prepilin peptidase: protein MSAVVVGAAALGCAVAGAFVPTVAYRLAVPYGEPARRECTECGTPLAPGLRGWTAGPDCGHRTSVSRWLTAPVAGLAGGLLGAALGPVAVLPLFLALAVLGVLLAVVDVACHRLPDQVVLPALAVTPALLAVVALVTGGWDDWLRGLLGCLAVGVLLTGLVLLPGAGFGFGDAKVGALLGWYLGWLGWDAVVLGVVLPWVVNAPVLLVLLAVRRVGWRSKVPFGPALLVGALLAVLAVGGWPTIAAG, encoded by the coding sequence ATGTCGGCGGTGGTGGTCGGGGCGGCGGCGCTGGGGTGTGCGGTGGCGGGCGCGTTCGTGCCGACGGTCGCGTACCGGTTGGCGGTGCCGTACGGCGAACCGGCACGCCGGGAGTGCACGGAGTGTGGCACCCCGTTGGCACCGGGCCTGCGGGGCTGGACGGCCGGCCCTGACTGCGGGCACCGGACGTCGGTCTCCCGCTGGCTGACCGCCCCGGTGGCCGGGCTGGCCGGTGGACTGCTCGGCGCGGCGCTCGGTCCGGTGGCCGTGCTCCCGCTGTTCCTGGCCCTCGCGGTGCTCGGGGTGCTGCTGGCCGTCGTCGACGTGGCCTGCCACCGGCTGCCCGACCAGGTGGTGCTGCCGGCGCTGGCGGTCACCCCGGCGCTGCTCGCAGTGGTGGCCCTGGTCACCGGCGGGTGGGACGACTGGCTGCGCGGGCTGCTCGGCTGTCTGGCGGTCGGCGTGCTCCTCACCGGCCTGGTGCTGCTGCCCGGTGCCGGTTTCGGTTTCGGGGACGCGAAGGTCGGCGCGCTGCTCGGCTGGTATCTGGGCTGGCTGGGCTGGGACGCGGTGGTGCTGGGCGTGGTGCTGCCCTGGGTGGTGAACGCCCCCGTGCTGCTGGTGCTGCTGGCCGTCCGGCGGGTCGGCTGGCGGTCGAAGGTGCCGTTCGGGCCGGCCCTCCTGGTCGGCGCCCTGCTGGCCGTCCTGGCGGTCGGCGGCTGGCCGACCATCGCGGCCGGCTGA
- a CDS encoding Flp family type IVb pilin, which translates to MNKLVSKLRRRDDGATAVEYGLLVALIAVAIAATVFLLGGALDDKFTDAKDCVTNPSDAACSTS; encoded by the coding sequence GTGAACAAGCTCGTGTCGAAACTGCGCCGCCGCGACGACGGCGCGACCGCCGTCGAGTACGGACTGCTCGTCGCGCTGATCGCGGTGGCGATCGCCGCCACCGTCTTCCTGCTCGGCGGTGCCCTGGACGACAAGTTCACCGACGCCAAGGACTGCGTCACCAACCCGTCGGACGCGGCGTGCAGCACCAGCTAG
- a CDS encoding TadE/TadG family type IV pilus assembly protein, whose protein sequence is MRPGARGTPTGRTTDPDRTADRGSAAVEFALLLPVVLLIVFGLIDFGRMLNAQLTVNQAAREGARATALVDADQGDARVTEASRPVGAVGRTIQDCPASPGSDDDAIVDVTYDFSFVTPLAALAGFGDGVVLRGHGVMPCLR, encoded by the coding sequence GTGAGGCCGGGTGCGCGCGGAACGCCGACCGGCCGGACGACCGACCCCGACCGGACGGCGGACCGGGGCTCGGCGGCGGTGGAGTTCGCGCTGCTGCTGCCGGTCGTCCTGCTGATCGTCTTCGGCCTGATCGACTTCGGACGGATGTTGAACGCCCAGCTCACCGTCAACCAGGCCGCCCGCGAGGGGGCCCGCGCCACCGCGCTGGTCGACGCCGACCAGGGCGACGCCCGGGTCACCGAGGCGAGCCGGCCCGTCGGCGCCGTCGGCCGGACCATCCAGGACTGCCCGGCCAGCCCGGGATCGGACGACGACGCGATCGTCGACGTCACCTACGACTTCAGCTTCGTCACGCCGCTCGCCGCCCTGGCCGGATTCGGTGACGGCGTGGTCCTGCGGGGTCACGGGGTGATGCCATGTCTGCGCTGA
- a CDS encoding TadE/TadG family type IV pilus assembly protein produces MSALTRPPRHAAGPALTRRLRHAAGPALTRRLRDDDRGAVATVFGVLLAGGVLLGMLALVIDVGRLYVEREELQTGADAAALAVARACADDLAACTDVERSTLAGEYAADRNAGDGAAGVTVCGSVPGLLDLVPCADVPAADNLTRCIGDPPAGGQPWLEVRTTTALADGSTLLPPTFAQTLLGNGGYRGATVGACARVSWGAPRAGLSVTFSRCEWNLATADGTDFPAAPPYPPNPVPADRYEVVLKLHDAQGNPACEQGPSGWDRPGGFGWLDDGSSSDCDTETFTADPGNNVPAPCLDLLDSVTGSAADARTLFVPIHDRVTGTGRNARYEIGSMEAFVPTGYFFGNGRGRQKASWLTGESPCTGQERCIFGYFVDVRVPGPVPIGDLDSVGATVITLIG; encoded by the coding sequence ATGTCTGCGCTGACCCGCCCGCCGCGCCACGCTGCCGGGCCTGCGCTGACCCGCCGGCTGCGCCACGCTGCCGGGCCTGCGCTGACCCGCCGGCTGCGCGACGACGACCGGGGAGCGGTGGCGACCGTCTTCGGCGTACTCCTCGCCGGGGGTGTGCTGCTCGGCATGCTCGCCCTGGTCATCGACGTCGGCCGGCTCTACGTCGAGCGCGAGGAACTCCAGACCGGCGCGGACGCGGCGGCGCTGGCCGTCGCCCGCGCCTGCGCCGACGACCTGGCCGCCTGCACCGACGTCGAACGGAGCACCCTGGCCGGCGAGTACGCCGCCGACCGGAACGCCGGCGACGGCGCGGCCGGGGTGACCGTCTGCGGTTCGGTGCCCGGCCTGCTGGACCTGGTGCCCTGCGCCGACGTGCCGGCCGCCGACAACCTGACCCGGTGCATCGGCGACCCGCCGGCCGGCGGTCAGCCCTGGCTGGAGGTACGCACCACGACCGCGCTGGCCGACGGCTCCACCCTGCTCCCGCCGACGTTCGCGCAGACGCTGCTCGGCAACGGCGGCTACCGGGGCGCGACGGTCGGCGCGTGTGCCCGGGTGAGCTGGGGTGCGCCCCGGGCCGGCCTGTCGGTCACCTTCTCCCGCTGCGAGTGGAACCTCGCCACCGCCGACGGCACCGACTTCCCGGCCGCGCCGCCGTACCCGCCGAACCCGGTGCCGGCGGACCGGTACGAGGTGGTGTTGAAGCTGCACGACGCGCAGGGCAACCCCGCGTGCGAGCAGGGCCCCTCGGGTTGGGACCGGCCCGGGGGCTTCGGCTGGCTGGACGACGGCAGCAGCAGCGACTGCGACACGGAGACCTTCACCGCCGACCCCGGCAACAACGTGCCGGCCCCCTGCCTGGACCTGCTCGACTCGGTGACCGGCAGCGCGGCGGACGCCCGGACGCTGTTCGTGCCGATCCACGACCGGGTCACCGGCACCGGCCGCAACGCCCGGTACGAGATCGGCAGCATGGAGGCCTTCGTGCCCACCGGTTACTTCTTCGGCAACGGGCGGGGCCGCCAGAAGGCGTCCTGGTTGACCGGTGAGTCGCCGTGCACCGGCCAGGAACGCTGCATCTTCGGCTACTTCGTCGACGTCCGGGTGCCCGGGCCGGTGCCCATCGGCGACCTGGACAGCGTCGGCGCCACCGTCATCACCCTCATCGGCTGA
- the cpaB gene encoding Flp pilus assembly protein CpaB: protein MTRRILTITLAVLVAALGTAGVLYYALSADSRARAALTDAVTVAIAVERIPAGTTGARIRAEELVRLERMPRSSVPGTALPAVGAEYDKLVLTSNIAPGQVLLKANFGEQSQVTSGLSLPDGKMAVTVQTGAPQQVAGYVRPGAQVAIFLTYKLVDKDGNESKIERTRLLLPKVEVMAVGTYTPPRANADGGSTAAAGGTSTNGTLLLTLAVDQKEAERLILGLNTGSLYLGLLTDTVTVRPGTGVENTDTAGGVTSIFQ from the coding sequence ATGACACGTCGCATCCTCACCATCACCCTCGCGGTGCTGGTCGCCGCCCTCGGCACCGCCGGAGTGCTGTACTACGCGCTCAGCGCGGACTCCCGGGCCCGGGCGGCGCTCACCGACGCGGTGACGGTGGCCATCGCCGTCGAGCGCATCCCGGCGGGGACGACCGGCGCGCGGATCCGGGCCGAGGAGCTGGTCCGGTTGGAGCGGATGCCGAGGTCGTCGGTGCCCGGCACCGCGCTGCCGGCGGTCGGCGCGGAGTACGACAAGCTCGTCCTCACCTCGAACATCGCGCCCGGCCAGGTGCTGCTGAAGGCGAACTTCGGCGAGCAGAGCCAGGTCACCAGCGGGTTGTCGCTGCCCGACGGGAAGATGGCGGTCACCGTGCAGACCGGCGCGCCGCAGCAGGTGGCCGGTTACGTGCGCCCCGGCGCGCAGGTGGCGATCTTCCTGACCTACAAGCTGGTCGACAAGGACGGCAACGAGAGCAAGATCGAACGGACCCGGTTGCTGCTGCCGAAGGTCGAGGTGATGGCGGTCGGCACGTACACCCCGCCCCGGGCCAACGCCGACGGCGGCTCCACCGCGGCGGCCGGCGGCACCAGCACCAACGGCACGCTGCTGCTCACCCTGGCCGTCGACCAGAAGGAGGCCGAGCGGCTGATCCTCGGGCTGAACACCGGCAGCCTCTATCTCGGTCTGCTCACCGACACGGTCACCGTCCGCCCCGGGACCGGGGTGGAGAACACCGACACCGCCGGCGGTGTCACCTCGATCTTCCAGTAG
- a CDS encoding AAA family ATPase, with protein MTILYEPHRRDAQQFAAYLGGDTLIVTTLADLTRLLADLPGERLVVLGPGVELGEAMSLAAGNRVDRPGLGVVLVRASVELDVLGEALRAGVREVVPVGDPVALLAACSRSIEVSRHLTPVAPTAGNGDGAAGRVITVFAAKGGCGKTTLATNLAVALAAGGRRRVGLIDLDLAFGDVAIMLQLNPGRNLADVADLAGRLDERTLRSLFVPYRPGLDALLAPTGPTEGERVNQELVTRLLTLARAMFDFVVIDTPPQFNDLVLAALDGSHLHLLLTTPDIPALKNLRITLDTFDLLDLPKEQRLVVLNRSDAKVGLTAADIERVIRVPISAHVPSNRDVPVSINRGVPIVLDSPQHPVSRAIQEFASARLAGGSDRPGPGRLRSLLGRGGRR; from the coding sequence ATGACCATCCTGTACGAGCCGCACCGGCGCGACGCCCAGCAGTTCGCGGCCTACCTCGGCGGCGACACCCTGATCGTGACCACCCTCGCCGACCTGACCCGGCTCCTGGCCGACCTGCCCGGCGAGCGGCTGGTGGTGCTCGGGCCGGGCGTCGAGCTGGGTGAGGCGATGAGCCTGGCGGCCGGGAACCGGGTGGACCGGCCCGGGTTGGGCGTGGTGCTGGTCCGCGCGTCGGTGGAGCTGGACGTGCTGGGCGAGGCGCTGCGCGCCGGCGTACGGGAGGTGGTGCCGGTCGGTGACCCGGTGGCGCTGCTGGCCGCCTGTTCCCGCTCGATCGAGGTGTCCCGGCACCTCACGCCGGTCGCGCCGACGGCCGGGAACGGCGACGGGGCCGCCGGCCGGGTGATCACCGTCTTCGCGGCGAAGGGCGGCTGCGGCAAGACCACCCTCGCCACCAACCTGGCGGTCGCCCTGGCCGCCGGGGGCCGCCGCCGGGTCGGGTTGATCGACCTGGACCTGGCCTTCGGTGACGTGGCGATCATGTTGCAGCTCAACCCGGGGCGGAACCTGGCCGACGTGGCGGACCTGGCCGGGCGGCTGGACGAGCGGACGCTGCGCAGCCTGTTCGTGCCGTACCGGCCGGGGCTGGACGCGCTGCTCGCGCCGACCGGGCCGACCGAGGGGGAACGCGTCAACCAGGAGCTGGTCACCCGGCTGCTCACCCTGGCGCGGGCGATGTTCGACTTCGTGGTGATCGACACCCCGCCGCAGTTCAACGACCTGGTGCTGGCCGCCCTCGACGGGTCGCACCTGCATCTGCTGCTCACCACACCGGACATTCCGGCGTTGAAGAACCTGCGCATCACCCTGGACACCTTCGACCTGCTCGACCTGCCGAAGGAGCAGCGGCTGGTGGTGTTGAACCGGTCCGACGCGAAGGTCGGGCTGACCGCCGCCGACATCGAGCGGGTGATCCGGGTGCCGATCTCCGCGCACGTGCCGTCCAACCGGGACGTCCCGGTGTCGATCAACCGAGGGGTGCCGATCGTGCTCGACAGTCCGCAGCATCCGGTGAGCCGGGCGATCCAGGAGTTCGCCTCGGCCCGCCTGGCCGGCGGGTCGGACCGGCCCGGACCGGGCCGGCTCCGCAGCCTGCTGGGTCGGGGTGGCCGGCGGTGA
- a CDS encoding CpaF family protein, whose translation MSLSERLGRHQRAPERRPGAHTGPLAQLRRRVHKELQEILGPQLYQERSAEVLEWRVRETLLTVLGRDENAVTPADRSRVISDICDEILGHGPIEPLLRDPEISEIMVNGPELIFVERFGQILPVDAAFVDEEHLRRIIDKIVARVGRRVDESSPMVDARLPDGSRVNAILPPVAVDGAKLTIRKFAADPYGMDDLVTFGTVSRPVANLLAACVRGRVDVLISGGTGTGKTTTLNVLSQFIPADERIITIEDAAELQLHQTHVVRLESRPPNIEGRGEVSIRDLVRNALRMRPDRIVVGEVRDGAALDMLQAMNTGHDGSLTTVHANSPRDSLSRLETMVLMAGMDLPIRAIREQIASAVDLIVHQSRLRDGSRRVTHVTEVLGMEGDVISLQDIFVYDFRAGADEHGRPRGLLHPTGLRPHFLEKLADAGIMVDPATFGLTSTLR comes from the coding sequence GTGAGCCTCAGCGAACGCCTCGGCCGGCACCAGCGGGCACCCGAGCGCCGGCCGGGCGCCCACACCGGCCCGCTGGCCCAACTGCGCCGCCGGGTACACAAGGAACTCCAGGAGATCCTCGGTCCGCAGCTGTACCAGGAGCGCTCCGCCGAGGTGCTGGAGTGGCGGGTCCGGGAGACCCTGCTGACCGTCCTCGGCCGGGACGAGAATGCGGTGACCCCGGCCGACCGCAGCCGCGTCATCTCCGACATCTGTGACGAGATCCTCGGGCACGGCCCGATCGAGCCGCTGCTGCGCGACCCGGAGATCAGCGAGATCATGGTCAACGGGCCGGAGCTGATCTTCGTGGAGCGGTTCGGGCAGATCCTGCCGGTGGACGCGGCCTTCGTCGACGAGGAGCACCTGCGCCGGATCATCGACAAGATCGTCGCCCGGGTGGGGCGGCGGGTCGACGAGAGCAGCCCGATGGTGGACGCCCGCCTGCCGGACGGCAGCCGGGTCAACGCGATCCTGCCGCCGGTCGCGGTGGACGGCGCGAAGCTGACCATCCGGAAGTTCGCCGCCGACCCGTACGGCATGGACGACCTGGTCACCTTCGGCACGGTGTCCCGCCCGGTGGCGAACCTCCTCGCCGCCTGCGTACGGGGCCGGGTGGACGTGCTGATCAGCGGCGGTACCGGCACCGGCAAGACCACCACCCTGAACGTGCTGTCCCAGTTCATCCCGGCCGACGAGCGGATCATCACCATCGAGGACGCGGCGGAGCTGCAACTGCACCAGACGCACGTGGTCCGGTTGGAGTCCCGGCCGCCGAACATCGAGGGCCGGGGCGAGGTGAGCATCCGGGACCTGGTCCGCAACGCGCTGCGGATGCGGCCGGACCGGATCGTGGTGGGTGAGGTCCGGGACGGGGCCGCGCTGGACATGCTCCAGGCCATGAACACCGGCCACGACGGGTCGCTGACCACCGTGCACGCCAACTCGCCCCGGGACTCGCTGTCCCGGCTGGAGACGATGGTGCTGATGGCCGGCATGGACCTGCCGATCCGGGCGATCCGGGAGCAGATCGCCTCGGCCGTCGACCTGATCGTGCACCAGAGCCGGCTGCGCGACGGCAGCCGCCGGGTCACCCACGTCACCGAGGTGCTCGGCATGGAGGGCGACGTGATCAGCCTCCAGGACATCTTCGTGTACGACTTCCGGGCCGGCGCCGACGAGCACGGCCGGCCCCGCGGGCTGCTGCACCCCACCGGGCTGCGCCCGCACTTCCTGGAGAAGCTCGCCGACGCCGGGATCATGGTCGACCCGGCCACCTTCGGCCTGACCTCGACACTGCGATGA